A single Marinitoga aeolica DNA region contains:
- a CDS encoding YbaB/EbfC family nucleoid-associated protein, translated as MAKKIRGLGGRSLKSSGGKKNDIMKLMQEAQKTQELMEQEMKAFENELALKEFEATSGGGVVKVVVTGDLRVKDIIISDELADEEFEIVKDMIIAATNEAIEKAKQFKEEETEKISQKYLGGLNLGM; from the coding sequence ATGGCTAAAAAAATAAGAGGATTAGGTGGTAGAAGTTTGAAATCTTCTGGTGGAAAAAAGAATGATATTATGAAATTAATGCAAGAAGCACAAAAAACTCAAGAATTGATGGAACAAGAAATGAAAGCTTTTGAAAATGAACTTGCTTTAAAAGAGTTTGAAGCAACGAGTGGTGGTGGAGTTGTAAAAGTTGTTGTTACTGGTGATTTAAGAGTAAAAGATATTATTATTTCTGATGAATTAGCTGATGAAGAATTTGAAATAGTAAAAGATATGATAATAGCTGCAACTAACGAAGCAATTGAAAAAGCAAAACAGTTTAAGGAAGAAGAAACAGAAAAAATATCTCAAAAATATTTAGGTGGGCTAAATTTAGGTATGTAA
- a CDS encoding efflux RND transporter permease subunit, translated as MKKLGNFVIQYSKSTLIFIIGITIISIILITKLEIKPGFLDLLPSDDPYVKTYEEATKSFKSVDSIIIGIEGSKENIIKYIEYISKKLKNVDYIDAIYYKNPIDFISKNIFLLSSDEEQKFLKKLYTSSNLVDFFNALNMMFEESDNRHKVTEQDKKRFEYMIESFNKLLISMKNEDIGMVKDEFLNMLFGEKYMLSKDGNFGMIVIRPTISSNDINKVVKLVNSIENIVKKNAGTYNVKAGLTGTLVIARDEMVVSDRDMAVATTVSLILILIIFILGFRSFRYMILSVIPLILGILWALGFTKITIGSLNIMTIMMGAILAGLGIDYSIHIISLYIELRNKNFSKIDALKGVFEKNVRGIIAGALTTAIGMGIFAISSFPGFREFGIALSSGIIFTLLAAIFGLTALLKKFGTKYKDPGNAFIIDYNIKKYRSISIAVLVILILLSFFKIKNVEFDKNMMNIEAKGLESIKLNEKILEEFEFSPDNTVFISRNLDEAKVLYDKLKNLKIFSQIDSISLFLPETDSQIARLRNAYEAKNTKIVNKKLDQKKLKAEINKLNFNLTKTALSINLMGYKNLAEKLKDIVKSGVLIQIANKKTENILKLQNIIIPLINDLKKGLNSTELISIEKIPEEIKSNYLGKDGKVLTTAYSNGDMWNADYQKEYFNQLNKLNLKNVSGTALIFLRVIQVSAREGKKILLLTIIFIFIILLLDMKSLKYAIIALLPMIISIILVLGVMGWFDIKFNVVNIIALPLIIGIGVDDGIHLIHRYRRENDLRTALKSTGKAITMTTLTTGAAFGSFILAKYRGFVGFGLLLLLGVTFSYLITVFIVTSILSYMEEDK; from the coding sequence ATGAAAAAATTAGGAAATTTTGTTATTCAATATTCAAAAAGCACATTAATTTTTATTATTGGAATAACAATTATTTCAATAATTCTAATTACTAAATTAGAAATCAAACCAGGATTTCTTGATTTACTCCCTTCAGATGATCCTTATGTAAAAACATATGAAGAAGCCACTAAAAGCTTTAAAAGTGTTGACAGTATAATAATAGGTATTGAGGGATCAAAAGAGAATATCATTAAATATATAGAATATATTTCAAAAAAACTTAAAAATGTTGATTATATTGATGCTATATATTATAAAAATCCAATAGATTTTATTTCAAAAAATATTTTTTTACTTTCTTCTGATGAAGAGCAAAAATTTTTAAAGAAGCTATATACTTCATCTAATCTGGTTGATTTTTTTAATGCTTTAAATATGATGTTTGAGGAATCTGATAATAGACATAAGGTAACTGAACAAGATAAAAAACGATTTGAATATATGATTGAATCTTTTAATAAGCTTTTAATAAGCATGAAAAACGAAGATATAGGAATGGTTAAAGATGAATTTTTAAATATGTTATTTGGAGAAAAATATATGCTTTCAAAAGATGGGAATTTTGGAATGATCGTAATTAGACCTACAATAAGTTCTAATGATATAAACAAAGTAGTGAAATTAGTTAATTCTATAGAAAATATTGTGAAAAAAAATGCTGGAACGTATAATGTAAAAGCTGGTTTAACTGGAACATTGGTTATTGCAAGAGATGAAATGGTTGTTTCCGATAGAGATATGGCCGTTGCTACAACAGTTTCTTTAATATTGATTTTGATTATATTTATATTAGGATTCAGAAGTTTCAGATACATGATTTTATCTGTAATTCCACTTATTTTAGGTATATTATGGGCTTTGGGATTTACAAAAATTACTATTGGGTCATTAAATATTATGACTATTATGATGGGAGCTATTCTTGCAGGATTAGGAATTGATTATTCCATACACATAATTTCTTTATATATTGAATTAAGAAACAAGAATTTTTCTAAAATAGATGCATTAAAAGGCGTTTTTGAAAAGAATGTTAGAGGAATTATAGCAGGTGCTCTTACAACAGCTATAGGTATGGGAATTTTTGCAATTAGCTCTTTCCCTGGATTTAGAGAATTTGGTATAGCTTTGTCTTCCGGAATAATATTTACGTTATTAGCTGCAATTTTTGGATTAACTGCATTATTAAAAAAGTTTGGAACTAAATATAAAGATCCTGGTAATGCATTTATTATAGACTATAATATAAAAAAATATAGAAGTATAAGTATAGCAGTATTGGTTATTTTAATATTATTATCATTTTTCAAAATCAAAAATGTTGAATTTGATAAAAATATGATGAATATTGAAGCAAAAGGATTAGAAAGCATAAAATTAAATGAAAAAATTTTAGAAGAATTTGAGTTTTCTCCAGATAATACTGTATTTATTAGCAGAAATTTAGATGAGGCAAAAGTTTTATATGATAAATTAAAAAATTTAAAAATTTTTTCTCAGATAGATAGTATATCTTTATTTTTACCAGAAACAGATTCTCAGATTGCCAGATTAAGAAATGCATATGAAGCAAAAAATACAAAAATAGTTAATAAAAAATTGGATCAAAAAAAGCTAAAAGCAGAAATTAATAAACTCAATTTTAATCTTACCAAAACTGCATTATCAATAAATTTAATGGGTTATAAGAATCTTGCTGAAAAACTAAAAGATATAGTAAAAAGTGGTGTTTTAATACAAATAGCAAACAAAAAGACAGAAAATATTTTAAAATTGCAAAATATTATTATTCCATTAATTAATGATTTAAAAAAAGGTCTTAATTCTACAGAATTAATTTCAATTGAAAAGATTCCGGAAGAAATAAAGTCTAATTATTTAGGTAAAGATGGAAAAGTTTTAACAACTGCTTATTCTAATGGAGATATGTGGAATGCTGATTATCAAAAAGAATATTTTAATCAGTTGAACAAATTAAATTTGAAAAATGTTAGTGGTACAGCACTTATCTTCTTAAGAGTAATTCAAGTTTCCGCAAGAGAAGGAAAGAAAATTTTATTATTAACGATAATCTTTATTTTTATAATATTATTATTAGATATGAAGAGCTTAAAATATGCAATTATAGCCTTATTACCGATGATTATATCTATAATTTTAGTATTAGGGGTTATGGGATGGTTTGATATTAAGTTTAATGTAGTTAATATTATAGCCCTTCCTTTGATAATAGGAATAGGTGTAGATGATGGAATACATCTTATACATAGGTATAGAAGAGAAAATGATTTAAGAACAGCTTTAAAAAGTACAGGAAAAGCTATAACTATGACTACCTTAACAACTGGTGCAGCTTTTGGATCTTTTATATTAGCTAAATATAGAGGGTTTGTAGGCTTTGGATTATTATTACTCTTGGGTGTAACTTTTAGTTATTTGATCACAGTATTTATAGTTACATCAATTTTAAGTTATATGGAGGAAGATAAATAA
- a CDS encoding alpha/beta hydrolase family protein, protein MYLYQYKKSTINYEKYNENDYIVLKFPVNYATHYEENKNVYVHLFESNKILGDIIFLHGIGNNNIPYLEWYARFFKTQGYRTSVVILPYHLKRTPKGMNGGDPFYSADPDKCVIEFHNAVKDVRRTIDLIENFKDFKENNLYLFGISFGGIIGTMTLALDKRFKKGVLMITGGNWRWINFHSPYTYKVREEYKTKGNAYGCNSEEFCIKHFRKDPVNFVSKKFQRIEDVFDKAPIPCYSYDPISFAKFVNQPILFIRGIFDKIIPKEATDDLISLLPNASVQKIPTGHKSSILFKRLVGKKILNFLQKHNY, encoded by the coding sequence ATGTACTTATATCAATATAAAAAAAGTACTATAAATTATGAAAAATATAACGAAAACGATTATATTGTTCTTAAATTCCCTGTTAATTATGCTACGCATTATGAAGAAAATAAAAATGTTTACGTACATTTATTTGAATCTAACAAAATTCTTGGAGACATAATTTTTTTACACGGTATAGGCAATAATAATATTCCATACTTAGAATGGTATGCGAGATTCTTCAAAACACAAGGTTACAGAACATCTGTAGTAATTTTACCATATCATCTTAAGCGAACACCGAAAGGAATGAATGGTGGGGACCCTTTCTATTCAGCAGATCCTGATAAATGCGTAATAGAATTTCATAATGCAGTAAAAGATGTTAGAAGGACAATAGATTTAATTGAAAATTTTAAAGATTTCAAAGAAAATAATTTATATCTTTTCGGAATTTCTTTTGGGGGTATTATAGGAACAATGACATTAGCATTGGATAAAAGATTTAAAAAGGGTGTTTTAATGATTACAGGAGGTAATTGGAGATGGATTAATTTTCATTCTCCGTATACTTATAAAGTGAGAGAGGAATATAAAACAAAAGGAAATGCATATGGATGCAATTCGGAAGAATTTTGTATAAAACATTTTAGAAAAGACCCTGTAAATTTTGTATCTAAAAAATTTCAAAGAATAGAAGATGTTTTTGATAAAGCTCCCATTCCATGTTATTCATATGATCCAATATCTTTTGCTAAATTTGTTAATCAACCTATACTTTTTATTAGAGGAATATTTGATAAGATTATTCCCAAAGAAGCTACGGATGATTTAATTTCACTTTTACCAAATGCTTCAGTTCAAAAAATCCCAACAGGTCATAAAAGCAGTATTTTATTCAAAAGATTGGTCGGAAAGAAAATTTTAAACTTTTTACAAAAACATAACTATTAA
- the groL gene encoding chaperonin GroEL (60 kDa chaperone family; promotes refolding of misfolded polypeptides especially under stressful conditions; forms two stacked rings of heptamers to form a barrel-shaped 14mer; ends can be capped by GroES; misfolded proteins enter the barrel where they are refolded when GroES binds), protein MAKMMMFSEEARRALERGVDKVANAVKITLGPKGRNVVLEKSWGSPTITNDGVSIAKEIELKDKFENLGAQLVKEVASKTNDVAGDGTTTATVLAQAMIREGLKNVAAGANPMLMKNGIQKAAEKAVEEVKKMSKKLSSKEDIAHVASISANNEQIGKLIADAMDKVGEDGVITVEDSKTMETFVDFTEGMQFDRGYISPYFVTDTEKMEAIMKEPYILITDKKISTVKPLIPVLEKVAQAGKPLVIIAEDVEGEALSTLVLNKLRGTLESVAVKAPGFGDRRKAMLQDIAILTGGVVISEEVGLTLENITLNDLGRADMVKVRKDDTIIVGGKGDEENIKERIKQIKAQIENTTSEYEKETLQERLAKMAGGVAVIKVGAATETELKEKKHRIEDALSATRAAVEEGIVPGGGVTLLRAKKAIESLLDELEGDELVGAKVVFNALEAPIRQIALNAGVDGAIIIDRILAKDEPSYGYDALNDEFVDMFEKGIIDPAKVTRSAIQNASSIASMLLTTEVLVVDEPKEEKTPEMPEMPAY, encoded by the coding sequence ATGGCTAAAATGATGATGTTTTCAGAAGAAGCAAGAAGAGCTTTAGAAAGAGGCGTAGATAAAGTAGCGAATGCTGTTAAAATAACTTTAGGACCAAAAGGTAGAAATGTAGTTTTAGAAAAAAGCTGGGGTTCTCCAACAATAACAAATGATGGGGTATCAATTGCAAAAGAAATTGAATTAAAAGATAAATTTGAAAATTTAGGTGCTCAATTAGTTAAAGAAGTAGCTTCAAAAACAAATGATGTTGCTGGTGATGGTACAACAACAGCTACAGTTTTAGCACAAGCAATGATTAGAGAAGGTTTAAAAAATGTAGCAGCTGGTGCTAATCCAATGTTAATGAAAAATGGAATTCAAAAAGCTGCAGAAAAAGCTGTTGAAGAAGTTAAAAAAATGAGCAAAAAATTATCAAGTAAAGAAGATATTGCTCATGTTGCTTCAATTTCAGCAAATAATGAACAAATAGGTAAATTAATTGCTGATGCTATGGACAAAGTTGGTGAAGATGGAGTTATTACAGTAGAAGATTCAAAAACAATGGAAACATTTGTAGACTTTACAGAAGGTATGCAATTTGATAGAGGGTATATTTCACCATACTTTGTAACAGATACAGAAAAAATGGAAGCAATAATGAAAGAACCATATATCTTAATTACAGATAAAAAGATTTCAACTGTAAAACCGTTAATTCCTGTTTTAGAAAAAGTTGCACAAGCAGGTAAACCATTAGTAATTATTGCAGAAGATGTTGAAGGTGAAGCATTATCAACATTAGTATTAAATAAATTAAGAGGAACATTAGAATCAGTTGCAGTAAAAGCTCCAGGTTTCGGTGACAGAAGAAAAGCAATGTTACAAGATATTGCTATTTTAACAGGTGGCGTTGTAATTAGTGAAGAAGTAGGATTAACATTAGAAAATATCACGTTAAATGACCTTGGTAGAGCTGATATGGTTAAAGTAAGAAAAGATGATACAATTATCGTAGGCGGAAAAGGTGACGAAGAAAACATTAAAGAAAGAATTAAACAAATAAAAGCACAAATTGAAAATACAACATCAGAATATGAAAAAGAAACATTGCAAGAAAGATTAGCAAAAATGGCTGGTGGTGTAGCAGTAATCAAAGTTGGTGCAGCAACTGAAACGGAACTAAAAGAAAAGAAACACAGAATCGAAGATGCTTTATCAGCAACAAGAGCAGCAGTTGAAGAAGGTATTGTTCCTGGTGGTGGAGTAACATTATTAAGAGCTAAAAAAGCAATAGAATCATTATTAGATGAATTAGAAGGTGACGAATTAGTAGGTGCAAAAGTTGTATTTAATGCATTAGAAGCTCCAATCAGACAAATTGCTTTAAACGCTGGAGTAGATGGTGCAATTATCATTGATAGAATATTAGCAAAAGATGAACCATCATATGGATATGATGCTTTAAATGATGAATTTGTAGATATGTTTGAAAAAGGAATTATAGATCCAGCTAAAGTTACAAGAAGTGCAATTCAAAATGCATCATCAATAGCTTCAATGCTATTAACAACAGAAGTACTAGTAGTTGATGAACCAAAAGAAGAAAAAACACCAGAAATGCCAGAAATGCCAGCATATTAA
- a CDS encoding TetR/AcrR family transcriptional regulator, translating into MEETYEKIIKAAYEIFSTEGYQKASINKIKDKANVSKGAIYHYFKSKEELYLKVLEYFIFEFANTLENIEFPDLYKIRELGLIYIEEYKKNKQMQKFLIDFFLQAMLNKKIKKIMNVFLENSIALIENKIKEMQEKGIVDKNINTNLLAQKIFVTLDSLGMYISIDANVIKPEKLWIDFVDNYLKDFFNAN; encoded by the coding sequence ATGGAGGAAACTTATGAAAAAATTATAAAAGCTGCTTATGAAATATTTTCTACAGAAGGATATCAAAAAGCTAGCATAAATAAAATAAAGGATAAAGCTAATGTTTCTAAAGGAGCTATATACCACTATTTTAAAAGTAAGGAAGAATTGTATTTAAAAGTTTTGGAATATTTTATATTTGAATTTGCTAATACTTTAGAAAATATTGAATTCCCTGATTTGTATAAAATTAGAGAATTAGGTTTAATATATATTGAAGAATATAAAAAGAATAAACAAATGCAAAAGTTTTTAATAGACTTTTTTCTTCAAGCTATGTTGAACAAAAAAATAAAAAAAATAATGAATGTTTTTTTAGAAAATTCAATAGCTCTTATTGAAAATAAAATTAAAGAAATGCAAGAAAAAGGGATCGTAGATAAAAATATAAATACTAATTTATTAGCTCAAAAAATTTTTGTAACGTTAGATTCTCTCGGTATGTATATTTCAATAGATGCGAATGTTATTAAACCAGAAAAATTATGGATAGATTTTGTAGATAATTATTTAAAAGATTTTTTTAATGCAAATTAG
- a CDS encoding flavodoxin domain-containing protein has protein sequence MKVCIIYDTKRNSTKEFSNWIKNELEDKNIKVDIYKVDEFNDNFNYDLYIIGTPIYYEKPLKSIYKFIENNKEKLNNKKVALFIVCIAQMFGHTTKKYIEKHYLYPLEKNIDNLIISSAVFKGWIKKINIEERKKVKEWIDELINIWRNDYGGNL, from the coding sequence ATGAAAGTTTGCATAATATATGATACAAAAAGGAATTCAACAAAAGAATTTTCTAATTGGATTAAAAATGAATTAGAAGATAAAAATATAAAAGTTGATATATATAAAGTAGACGAATTTAATGATAATTTTAATTATGATTTATATATAATTGGAACCCCTATATATTATGAAAAACCTTTAAAAAGTATTTATAAGTTTATAGAAAATAATAAAGAAAAATTGAATAATAAAAAAGTGGCTTTATTTATAGTATGCATAGCTCAAATGTTTGGACATACAACAAAAAAATATATTGAAAAACATTATTTATACCCATTAGAAAAAAATATTGATAATTTGATTATTTCTAGTGCAGTATTTAAAGGTTGGATAAAAAAAATCAATATTGAAGAACGGAAAAAAGTAAAAGAATGGATTGATGAATTAATAAACATTTGGAGGAATGATTATGGAGGAAACTTATGA
- the gap gene encoding type I glyceraldehyde-3-phosphate dehydrogenase, with amino-acid sequence MGIKIAINGFGRIGRVVFREMMKRGNFDVVAINDLTDPKTLAHLLKYDSVHGKFDGTVEVVDGGFIVNGKEIKVFAERDPRNLPWGDLGVDIVIESTGVFRNKEKAMPHIEAGAKKVIITAPAKGDVDLTVVLGVNDELLTKEHVVVSNASCTTNSIAPVIKVLNDKFGVKTGLLTTVHSFTNDQRVLDLPHSDLRRARAAAVNIIPTTTGAAKAVGVVIPELQGKLDGIAMRVPTPDGSITDLTVVVEKATTAEEVNAVMKEASETYLKGILGYNEEMIVSSDIIGTTFSGIFDATLTKVMDGTLVKVASWYDNEYGYSSRVVDLAERMSELL; translated from the coding sequence ATGGGTATTAAGATTGCTATTAATGGTTTTGGGAGAATTGGGAGAGTAGTATTTAGAGAAATGATGAAAAGAGGAAATTTCGATGTTGTAGCTATAAATGATTTAACAGATCCAAAAACTTTAGCTCATTTATTAAAATATGATAGTGTTCATGGAAAATTTGATGGAACTGTAGAAGTTGTTGACGGTGGATTTATTGTTAATGGTAAAGAAATAAAAGTATTTGCAGAAAGAGATCCAAGAAACTTACCTTGGGGAGATTTAGGTGTTGATATTGTTATAGAATCAACAGGAGTTTTCAGAAACAAAGAAAAAGCTATGCCACACATTGAAGCCGGAGCAAAAAAAGTAATTATAACAGCTCCAGCAAAGGGAGATGTAGATTTAACAGTTGTTTTAGGAGTTAATGATGAATTATTGACAAAAGAACATGTGGTAGTTTCAAATGCATCATGTACAACAAATTCAATTGCTCCTGTAATTAAAGTATTAAACGATAAATTTGGTGTGAAGACAGGATTATTAACTACTGTTCATTCATTTACAAATGATCAAAGAGTTTTAGATTTACCTCATTCAGACTTAAGAAGAGCAAGAGCTGCTGCAGTTAATATTATTCCTACAACAACAGGTGCTGCAAAAGCTGTAGGAGTTGTTATTCCAGAATTACAAGGAAAATTAGATGGTATTGCTATGAGAGTTCCAACACCAGATGGATCAATTACAGACTTAACAGTTGTTGTTGAAAAAGCTACAACTGCTGAAGAAGTAAATGCTGTAATGAAAGAAGCATCAGAAACTTACTTAAAAGGTATTTTAGGTTATAATGAAGAAATGATTGTTTCTTCAGATATAATTGGAACAACTTTCTCAGGTATTTTTGATGCAACATTGACTAAAGTAATGGATGGAACATTAGTAAAAGTTGCTTCATGGTACGATAATGAATATGGTTATTCCTCAAGAGTTGTAGATTTAGCAGAAAGAATGTCTGAATTACTTTAA
- the tpiA gene encoding triose-phosphate isomerase: protein MDKMTIKDVELKGKKVIMRVDFNVPMKDGVITNDKRIKAALPTIKHALKEGAKVILLSHLGRPKGEPKPEFSLKPVAERLGELLGQEVKFVPEVIGENVKKAVEELNEGEVLLLENTRYVKGETKNDPELAKQWADLADIHVNDAFGTAHRAHASNVGIAQFIPSVAGFLMEKEIKFLSKATANPEKPYVVILGGAKVSDKIGVINNLLEKADKILIGGAMMFTFLKALGKEIGSSRFEEDKVELAKELLEKANEKGVEIVLPVDAIVAQKLEAGVEKKVVKIDDGIEDGWMGLDIGPESIELFKSKLNGAKTVVWNGPMGVFEIEDFATGTKEVAMMVADITEEGATTIIGGGDSAAAIELFGLERKVSHVSTGGGASLEFLEGKELPGIASIASKKKINKRKYILAGNWKMNKTNIEAAEFISKLTANIGKEKKFEVIIAPTFLALEKAVDLTASTNIAVAAQNMHFEDKGAFTGEVSAEMLKSIGVDYVILGHSERRNIFGETDEVINKKIKKALEKDLTPIFCIGEKLEEREKDLTFNVIEKQIKEGFYGLNKDEAKKIIIAYEPVWAIGTGKVATPEQAEEVHAYIRKLLSEIYDEDTADSITILYGGSVKPNNYFGLFTKPNIDGGLVGGASLKESFIELADIMRTIIL from the coding sequence ATGGATAAAATGACTATTAAAGATGTAGAATTAAAAGGTAAAAAGGTTATAATGAGAGTAGATTTTAATGTTCCAATGAAAGATGGAGTTATTACAAATGATAAAAGAATAAAAGCAGCATTACCTACAATAAAACATGCATTAAAAGAAGGGGCAAAAGTTATATTATTATCTCACTTAGGAAGACCTAAAGGAGAACCTAAACCAGAATTCTCATTAAAACCAGTGGCAGAAAGATTAGGGGAACTATTGGGTCAAGAAGTGAAATTTGTTCCTGAAGTTATTGGAGAAAATGTTAAAAAAGCTGTCGAAGAGTTAAATGAAGGTGAAGTATTATTATTGGAAAATACACGATATGTGAAGGGTGAAACAAAAAATGATCCAGAATTAGCAAAGCAATGGGCAGATTTAGCTGATATCCATGTAAATGATGCATTTGGTACTGCACATAGAGCTCACGCTTCAAATGTTGGAATTGCACAATTTATCCCAAGCGTAGCAGGTTTTTTAATGGAAAAAGAAATTAAATTTTTATCAAAAGCAACAGCAAATCCAGAAAAACCATATGTAGTAATTTTAGGTGGAGCAAAAGTTTCTGATAAAATAGGTGTTATTAATAATTTATTAGAAAAAGCAGATAAGATTTTAATAGGTGGAGCTATGATGTTTACTTTCTTAAAGGCTTTAGGAAAGGAAATAGGCTCTTCAAGATTTGAAGAAGACAAGGTAGAGTTAGCTAAAGAATTACTAGAAAAAGCTAATGAAAAAGGTGTCGAAATTGTTTTACCAGTTGATGCAATAGTAGCTCAGAAATTAGAAGCTGGTGTTGAGAAAAAAGTAGTAAAAATTGATGATGGTATAGAAGATGGATGGATGGGATTAGATATTGGTCCTGAAAGTATTGAATTATTTAAATCAAAATTAAATGGTGCAAAAACTGTAGTATGGAATGGACCTATGGGTGTTTTTGAAATAGAAGATTTTGCAACAGGAACAAAAGAGGTTGCAATGATGGTTGCAGATATCACAGAAGAAGGCGCAACAACAATAATAGGTGGTGGCGATAGTGCAGCTGCTATAGAACTTTTTGGACTTGAAAGAAAAGTTTCTCATGTTTCAACAGGAGGAGGAGCTTCCTTAGAATTCTTAGAAGGTAAAGAATTACCTGGTATTGCAAGTATTGCATCCAAAAAAAAAATAAATAAAAGGAAATATATTTTAGCTGGCAATTGGAAAATGAATAAAACAAATATAGAAGCTGCTGAATTTATTTCAAAATTAACAGCTAATATTGGAAAAGAGAAAAAATTTGAAGTAATTATTGCTCCAACATTTTTAGCTTTGGAGAAGGCTGTAGACTTAACCGCAAGTACAAATATAGCCGTTGCTGCACAAAATATGCATTTTGAAGATAAAGGAGCATTTACAGGTGAAGTTTCTGCAGAAATGTTAAAATCAATAGGTGTGGATTATGTAATTCTAGGCCATTCTGAAAGAAGAAATATTTTTGGAGAAACTGATGAAGTTATTAATAAGAAAATAAAAAAAGCATTAGAAAAAGATTTAACTCCTATTTTCTGTATAGGTGAAAAGTTAGAAGAAAGAGAAAAAGATTTAACATTTAATGTTATAGAAAAACAAATAAAAGAAGGTTTTTACGGTTTAAATAAAGATGAAGCTAAAAAAATAATAATTGCGTATGAACCAGTATGGGCAATAGGTACAGGAAAAGTAGCTACACCAGAACAGGCAGAAGAAGTTCATGCATATATAAGAAAATTATTGTCAGAAATTTATGATGAAGATACTGCTGATTCAATTACTATTTTATATGGCGGTAGTGTAAAACCAAATAATTATTTTGGATTATTTACAAAACCAAATATTGATGGTGGATTAGTTGGTGGAGCATCATTAAAAGAATCCTTTATTGAATTAGCAGATATTATGAGAACAATAATATTATAA
- the groES gene encoding co-chaperone GroES, whose product MKVKPLGNRLLIKPVIEEKKTEGGIVLPDTAKEKPMRAEVVAIGNIDDDVEINVGDHVIFAKYSGTEIKVDDEDYILIDVDDILAKYED is encoded by the coding sequence ATGAAAGTAAAACCATTAGGTAACAGATTACTAATAAAACCTGTTATTGAAGAGAAAAAAACAGAAGGTGGTATTGTTTTACCAGATACAGCAAAAGAAAAACCTATGAGAGCTGAAGTTGTTGCTATTGGAAATATAGATGATGATGTAGAAATAAACGTAGGTGATCATGTAATTTTTGCAAAATATTCTGGAACAGAAATTAAAGTTGATGATGAAGATTATATTTTAATTGACGTAGACGATATTTTAGCAAAATACGAAGACTAA